The following are encoded in a window of Glandiceps talaboti chromosome 5, keGlaTala1.1, whole genome shotgun sequence genomic DNA:
- the LOC144435568 gene encoding steroid 17-alpha-hydroxylase/17,20 lyase-like, translated as MLSTVVECLYSVLSSPTYLLLILIGTLVIHTVYGMMKPAGFPPGPIGLPVIGSAMLMAKDPHINLTKLSEQYGDIYTLNIGLSHCVVLNNMKLVREALVTKQNDFAGRPCIYSMDILTEGRRDIVSGEFTPAWKYHRKLVHQAIRNYASGEGLERTIHEDSLPQLTKAVDIGEPLDPKPILFLMVANVICNLCFGTRYTKDDPEMKTMMELVREFIDIFSGSGLLVDIFPLARYIPLTNGERDFRKLVNKFLTVEQKMIDEHKETFDQFKDNHRDLIDDLLHAQIEAEGTENAGLITDVHIRQTIGDIFAAGLDSTVNSLDWCIAYLVNYPDVQTKVHEEIDNAIGQESRCSLSDRSKLPYCEAVVHEVMRIRTVAPFGFPHTTTCDTSVGGYCLPRGTWIMINHWKLHMTDKEWKEPEEFRPERFLTEGGALIPKAESYLPFSAGRRVCVAEALAKNEMFLMFVNVFQNTIFTVPPGQNPPSLVPKCEAGIIRSCQYEVIARKR; from the exons ATGCTGTCTACCGTCGTTGAATGTCTCTACAGTGTCCTATCAAGCCCTACCTATCTCCTGTTGATTCTGATTGGTACGTTGGTAATACATACGGTATATGGAATGATGAAACCCGCTGGTTTCCCACCAGGACCAATAGGATTGCCAGTTATCGGCAGTGCAATGC tgATGGCAAAAGATCCTCACATCAATTTGACCAAGTTGTCAGAACAGTACGGAGATATTTATACACTGAATATTGGACTCAGTCACTGTGTAGTGTTGAATAACATGAAACTAGTCAGAGAGGCTCTCGTTACTAAACAGAACGACTTTGCTGGACGACCTTGTATTTATTCAA TGGACATTTTAACAGAAGGCAGGAGAGATATAGTTTCAGGAGAGTTCACACCGGCATGGAAATATCACAGAAAATTGGTTCACCAAGCAATAAG AAACTATGCTAGTGGAGAAGGTCTAGAAAGAACTATACACGAAGATTCCCTTCCACAGCTGACGAAAGCTGTTGATATTGGAGAACCCCTTGATCCGAAACCAATACTCTTTTTAATGGTGGCAAATGTCATATGTAATCTGTGTTTTGGAACTAG GTATACAAAGGATGATcctgaaatgaaaacaatgatgGAATTAGTCAGAGAATTCATAGACATCTTTTCTGGTAGTGGTCTTTTGGTTGATATTTTCCCACTGGCTCGATACATTCCACTGACCAACGGTGAACGGGACTTCAGAAAATTAGTCAACAAATTTCTGACAGTCGAACAGAAGATGATAGATGAACACAAAGAAACATTTGACCAGTTCAAAG ACAACCATCGTGACCTGATAGATGATCTCCTCCACGCCCAGATTGAAGCAGAAGGAACTGAGAATGCTGGATTAATCACAGATGTACATATCAGACAGACCATAGGTGACATATTTGCAG CTGGACTTGATAGCACGGTTAACTCCCTCGACTGGTGTATCGCCTACCTTGTGAATTATCCGGATGTACAAACCAAGGTGCACGAGGAGATTGACAACGCTATTGGTCAAGAGAGTAGATGTAGTCTTTCAGACCGGTCTAAACTACCATACTGTGAAGCTGTTGTTCATGAAGTCATGAGGATCCGTACGGTGGCACCATTTGGGTTTCCGCACACCACTACATGCGATACGTCTGTTG GTGGATATTGTCTTCCAAGAGGTACATGGATAATGATTAACCACTGGAAGTTACATATGACTGATAAAGAATGGAAGGAACCAGAGGAATTCAGACCTG AACGATTCTTGACTGAAGGTGGCGCCCTAATCCCAAAAGCTGAAAGTTACCTACCTTTCTCAGCTGGTAGAAGAGTATGTGTCGCGGAAGCTCTGGCAAAGAATGAGATGTTCCTTATGTTTGTCAACGTGTTCCAGAACACCATCTTCACGGTACCACCTGGTCAGAATCCACCATCGCTTGTACCGAAGTGCGAAGCTGGAATTATCCGCTCTTGCCAATACGAGGTTATTGCAAGAAAGCGTTAA
- the LOC144435795 gene encoding steroid 17-alpha-hydroxylase/17,20 lyase-like, translating into MLSTVVECLYSVLSSPTYLLLILIGTLVIHTVYGMMKPAGFPPGPIGWPVIGSAMLMAKDPHINLTKLSEQYGDIYTLNIGLSHCVVLNTMKLVREALVTKQNDFAGRPFIYSLDILSEGGRDIASGEFTPAWKYHRKLVHQAIRNYASGEGLERTIHEDSLPQLTKAVDIGEPLDPKPILFLMVANVICNLCFGTRYTKDDPEMKAMMELVREFIDIFSGSGLLVDIFPLARYIPLTNGERDFRKLVNKFLTVEQKMIDEHKETFDQFKDNHRDLIDDLLHAQIEAEGTENAGLITDVHIRQTIGDVFGAGLDSTVNSLDWCIAYLVNYPDVQTKVHEEIDNAIGQESRCSLSDRSKLPYCEAVVHEVMRIRTVTPFGFPHTTTCDTSVGGYCLPRGTWVMINHWKLHMTDKEWKEPEEFRPERFLTEGGALIPKAESYLPFSAGRRVCVGEALAKNEMFLMFVNVFQNTIFTVPPGQNPPSLVPKCEAGIIRSCQYEVIARKR; encoded by the exons ATGCTGTCTACGGTCGTTGAATGTCTCTACAGTGTCCTATCAAGCCCTACCTATCTCCTGTTGATTCTGATTGGTACGTTGGTAATCCATACGGTATATGGAATGATGAAACCCGCTGGTTTCCCACCAGGACCAATAGGATGGCCTGTTATAGGCAGTGCAATGC tgATGGCAAAAGATCCTCACATCAATTTGACCAAGTTATCAGAACAGTACGGAGATATTTATACACTGAATATTGGACTGAGTCACTGTGTAGTGTTGAATACTATGAAACTAGTCAGAGAGGCTCTCGTTACTAAACAGAACGACTTTGCTGGACGACCTTTTATTTATTCAC TGGACATTTTATCAGAAGGAGGAAGAGATATAGCTTCAGGAGAGTTCACACCGGCATGGAAATATCACAGAAAATTGGTTCACCAAGCAATAAG AAATTATGCTAGTGGAGAAGGTCTAGAAAGAACTATACACGAAGATTCCCTTCCACAGCTGACGAAAGCTGTTGATATTGGAGAACCCCTTGATCCGAAACCAATACTCTTTTTAATGGTGGCAAATGTCATATGTAATCTGTGTTTTGGAACTAG GTATACAAAGGATGATCCTGAAATGAAAGCAATGATGGAATTAGTCAGAGAATTCATAGACATCTTTTCTGGTAGTGGTCTTTTGGTTGATATTTTCCCACTGGCTCGATACATTCCACTGACCAACGGTGAACGGGACTTCAGAAAATTAGTCAACAAATTTCTGACAGTCGAACAGAAGATGATAGATGAACACAAGGAAACATTTGACCAGTTTAAAG ACAACCATCGTGACCTGATAGATGATCTCCTCCACGCCCAGATTGAAGCAGAAGGAACTGAGAATGCTGGATTAATCACAGATGTACATATCAGACAGACCATAGGTGACGTATTTGGAG CTGGACTTGATAGCACGGTTAACTCCCTCGACTGGTGTATCGCCTACCTTGTGAATTATCCAGATGTACAAACCAAGGTGCATGAGGAGATTGACAACGCTATTGGTCAAGAGAGTAGATGTAGTCTTTCAGACCGGTCTAAACTACCATACTGTGAAGCTGTTGTTCATGAAGTCATGAGGATCCGTACGGTGACACCATTTGGGTTTCCGCACACCACTACATGCGATACGTCTGTTG GTGGCTATTGCCTTCCAAGGGGTACTTGGGTGATGATTAACCATTGGAAGTTACATATGACTGATAAAGAATGGAAGGAACCAGAGGAATTCAGACCTG AACGATTCTTGACTGAAGGTGGCGCCCTAATCCCAAAAGCTGAAAGTTACCTACCTTTCTCAGCTGGTAGAAGAGTATGTGTCGGGGAAGCTCTGGCCAAGAATGAGATGTTCCTTATGTTTGTCAACGTGTTCCAGAACACCATCTTCACGGTACCACCTGGTCAGAATCCACCATCGCTTGTACCGAAGTGCGAAGCTGGAATTATCCGCTCTTGCCAATACGAGGTTATTGCAAGAAAGCGTTAA